A genomic window from Hippocampus zosterae strain Florida chromosome 13, ASM2543408v3, whole genome shotgun sequence includes:
- the arfip1 gene encoding arfaptin-1 isoform X1, which yields MSEGSLDTESGKTSAEDPRMEAEESPRVGDPSPPPPPPPPNADSSDSSSGNNVLYDISIDSAEDKSVSSNEDVVQGGDEALSVENGGHPTVDTAEECEDSGTQRKEDAMAEESQRSSAAEIAVSSNGDLDQSPQDVFCRDSFPGKAAFADLPESCVPSGNFASTTEGIIESGPYTDGTNTQPSSGPLVLSDDMKSPTMEKLDLVRKWSINTYKCTRQILSEKLGRGSKTVDLDLEGQIDVLRDNKRKYQNVIKLAQTLAAQLAQIMQTQRQLGDAFADLSLKTPELHEEFGYNADTQKLLSKNGETLLGAINFFISSVNTLVDKTIEDTMINIKQYEIARVEYDAYRTDLEELNLGPRDANTLPKIEQSQQLFQVHRDKYEKMRNDVSVKLKFLEENKVKVLHNQLILFHNAIAAYYSGNQQQLEQTLKQFHIKLKVPGGERPSWLEEH from the exons ATGTCTGAGGGTAGTCTTGACACAGAATCGGGCAAGACCTCAGCTGAGGACCCTCGCATGGAAGCCGAGGAGAGTCCACGTGTTGGTGACccgtcaccaccaccaccaccgccccccccaaatGCAGACAGTAGCGATAGCTCATCAGGGAACAATGTGCTCTATGATATTAGTATAGACAGCGCTGAGGATAAGTCAGTCAGCAGCAACGAGGATGTTGTCCAGGGCGGGGATGAGGCCCTCAGTGTAGAAAATGGCGGACACCCTACTGTGGACACAGCAGAGGAATGTGAAGACAGTGGCACTCAGAGAAAG GAGGACGCCATGGCTGAGGAGTCGCAGAGGAGCTCGGCCGCCGAGATCGCAGTCAGCAGCAACGGAGACCTGGACCAGAGCCCGCAGGATGTGTTTTGCAGG GACTCTTTCCCAGGCAAGGCGGCATTTGCAGACCTCCCAGAGTCTTGCGTCCCCTCCGGCAACTTTGCATCGACAACAGAAGGGATCATTGAATCGGGTCCGTACACAG ATGGTACCAACACGCAGCCATCGAGTGGACCACTGGTCCTGTCGGACGACATGAAGAGTCCAACCATGGAGAAACTAGACCTTGTCAGAAAGTGGAGCATCAACACTTACAAA TGCACCCGTCAGATTCTGTCGGAGAAGCTCGGCCGTGGCTCCAAGACGGTAGACCTGGATCTGGAGGGCCAGATTGATGTGCTGCGCGACAACAAGCGCAAGTACCAGAACGTCATCAAGCTGGCGCAGACGCTGGCCGCACAGCTGGCGCAGATCATGCAGACGCAAAGGCAGCTCGGCGACGCCTTCGCCGACCTCAGCCTCAAAACACCCGAACTTCAT gAGGAGTTTGGTTACAACGCTGACACCCAAAAGCTATTGTCCAAAAATGGGGAAACGTTGCTGGGTGCCATCAACTTCTTCATCAGCAGCGTCAACACCCTTGTGGACAAAACCATCGAGGACACCATGATCAACATCAAGCAGTACGAGATTGCCAG GGTGGAGTACGACGCATACCGCACAGATCTGGAGGAGCTGAACTTGGGCCCGCGCGACGCCAACACCCTACCCAAGATAGAGCAGTCTCAGCAACTGTTCCAGGTGCACCGCGACAAGTACGAGAAGATGCGCAATGACGTCTCTGTCAAGCTCAAATTCCTGGAGGAGAACAAG gtGAAGGTGTTGCACAACCAGCTGATCCTCTTCCACAACGCCATTGCTGCCTACTACTCGGGCAACCAGCAGCAGCTAGAGCAAACGCTGAAGCAGTTCCACATCAAGTTGAAAGTGCCCGGCGGCGAGCGTCCGTCCTGGCTGGAGGAGCACTAA
- the arfip1 gene encoding arfaptin-1 isoform X2 has translation MAEESQRSSAAEIAVSSNGDLDQSPQDVFCRDSFPGKAAFADLPESCVPSGNFASTTEGIIESGPYTDGTNTQPSSGPLVLSDDMKSPTMEKLDLVRKWSINTYKCTRQILSEKLGRGSKTVDLDLEGQIDVLRDNKRKYQNVIKLAQTLAAQLAQIMQTQRQLGDAFADLSLKTPELHEEFGYNADTQKLLSKNGETLLGAINFFISSVNTLVDKTIEDTMINIKQYEIARVEYDAYRTDLEELNLGPRDANTLPKIEQSQQLFQVHRDKYEKMRNDVSVKLKFLEENKVKVLHNQLILFHNAIAAYYSGNQQQLEQTLKQFHIKLKVPGGERPSWLEEH, from the exons ATGGCTGAGGAGTCGCAGAGGAGCTCGGCCGCCGAGATCGCAGTCAGCAGCAACGGAGACCTGGACCAGAGCCCGCAGGATGTGTTTTGCAGG GACTCTTTCCCAGGCAAGGCGGCATTTGCAGACCTCCCAGAGTCTTGCGTCCCCTCCGGCAACTTTGCATCGACAACAGAAGGGATCATTGAATCGGGTCCGTACACAG ATGGTACCAACACGCAGCCATCGAGTGGACCACTGGTCCTGTCGGACGACATGAAGAGTCCAACCATGGAGAAACTAGACCTTGTCAGAAAGTGGAGCATCAACACTTACAAA TGCACCCGTCAGATTCTGTCGGAGAAGCTCGGCCGTGGCTCCAAGACGGTAGACCTGGATCTGGAGGGCCAGATTGATGTGCTGCGCGACAACAAGCGCAAGTACCAGAACGTCATCAAGCTGGCGCAGACGCTGGCCGCACAGCTGGCGCAGATCATGCAGACGCAAAGGCAGCTCGGCGACGCCTTCGCCGACCTCAGCCTCAAAACACCCGAACTTCAT gAGGAGTTTGGTTACAACGCTGACACCCAAAAGCTATTGTCCAAAAATGGGGAAACGTTGCTGGGTGCCATCAACTTCTTCATCAGCAGCGTCAACACCCTTGTGGACAAAACCATCGAGGACACCATGATCAACATCAAGCAGTACGAGATTGCCAG GGTGGAGTACGACGCATACCGCACAGATCTGGAGGAGCTGAACTTGGGCCCGCGCGACGCCAACACCCTACCCAAGATAGAGCAGTCTCAGCAACTGTTCCAGGTGCACCGCGACAAGTACGAGAAGATGCGCAATGACGTCTCTGTCAAGCTCAAATTCCTGGAGGAGAACAAG gtGAAGGTGTTGCACAACCAGCTGATCCTCTTCCACAACGCCATTGCTGCCTACTACTCGGGCAACCAGCAGCAGCTAGAGCAAACGCTGAAGCAGTTCCACATCAAGTTGAAAGTGCCCGGCGGCGAGCGTCCGTCCTGGCTGGAGGAGCACTAA
- the fhdc1 gene encoding FH2 domain-containing protein 1 gives MLASEPQSSGPAASGASSPSVAPPPPPLPPPPPPPPSLTVAHPGRKKRRVRSFFWKPIPEEKVRERPNIWTLSGRRQQYQIDVRSVEELFGQQEEAGTGGRGPPSASGTAAGVSRSRSFKESSKEEVSILDSKRGMNIGIFLKQFKKSNRCIVEDIRRGHGGTYGAQPLKDLLKLLPDADEMKKLQAFRGNPDKLTLVDSFMFMLIQVPRLEVRIEAMVLGEEFAPSCVLMSHDIDVVRVAIRELMGCEELHAILHLVLQAGNILNAGGYAGNAVGFKLSSLLSLADTKANKPGMNLLHFVAMEAQKKDEVLLKFPEKLIHIQSAARISVENMELEFSSLYVRIRTLDEKVQGDPELLQQLEPFLQSSGKTLADLKRRRLELRQEGNALVDFFCEDKDAFKLDEGFRIFNDFCVKFKKAVKDNAERELKEVARQRRLRELEEKRLAWSVEDGGGGGAFARSSSENDVETLTNESLLDFFQGRSKSPHSPSGRSISARRHRYTLTSSADRELRSYLELFGDKFNSLPRSGRALQRKTAPWMDNRDLTSPHADTEPISPLARFSSAGLKADEDRYNNNSSCTTAPQSFDGHMNVNVEKHTLVPGLQVFHLQSPKFVNQGDVQVMDLEQDRRPPSGTLDTVPGVAINSLIQEDETSSISSTTCDTPLPSDTPLSNRKPAFYIPDSTEADCSVTLDISEADSSSFSKEGPHTGTLDKDRESPLPPGESPVRRMMDAASSTPPEWGTESFSTAIVKENLRSSRKPVRTTSKAGCETGSVDSDDPNGGTNSGSGEVAPSGGIGEVRKLNSRESQSMRKVVPISRLNRTDNKKKAGTILDRPLREQSTPPKGQRETNPRPQRHSSLPPDDSKAQRGGSGPPASASRCPFDSSNVKKTSSVNKPSAKPLRNLPKLAPEEKMCRSTMRALAQTQVSSSSLSESGSSQAPGTKSSPDVPSFARNTVASSSRTKKEPLALSGLSTLSHVPTSLSRHASVKQTRLASSVPGGEERMTVRRVQSVKASSRSTYRSRTPPAQPRDVGTPSASGNPSWK, from the exons ATGCTGGCCAGTGAGCCCCAAAGCAGCGGACCGGCCGCCTCGGGCGCGTCCTCCCCGTCCGTCGCGCCGCCTCCGCCCCCTttgccgccccctcccccgcctcctccgTCCCTCACGGTGGCCCACCCCGGCAGAAAGAAGCGTCGGGTGCGCAGCTTCTTCTGGAAGCCCATCCCCGAGGAGAAAGTCCGTGAGAGACCCAACATCTGGACGCTGTCGGGGCGGCGGCAGCAGTACCAGATCGATGTGCGCTCCGTGGAGGAACTGTTCGGCCAGCAGGAGGAGGCGGGGACGGGCGGCCGGGGACCGCCGTCCGCTTCTGGGACGGCTGCCGGGGTCTCCCGATCCCGATCGTTCAAGGAGAGCAGCAAGGAAGAG GTCAGCATCCTGGACTCCAAGAGGGGAATGAACATTGGCATTTTCCTCAAGCAGTTCAAAAA GTCCAACCGCTGCATTGTGGAGGACATAAGGCGAGGACACGGCGGGACGTACGGAGCCCAGCCCCTCAAAGACCTGCTCAAGCTGCTGCCCGACGCGGACGAG ATGAAGAAGCTGCAGGCGTTCCGAGGCAATCCGGACAAGCTGACGCTGGTGGACTCTTTTATGTTCATGCTCATTCAGGTGCCGAG GTTGGAGGTGCGCATCGAGGCCATGGTGCTCGGTGAAGAGTTTGCTCCTTCCTGCGTGCTCATGAGTCACGACATTGATGTGGTACGAGTTGCCATTAGAG AGTTAATGGGCTGCGAGGAACTCCACGCCATTTTGCATCTGGTGCTGCAGGCAGGAAATATTTTGAACGCG GGCGGCTACGCGGGCAACGCCGTGGGCTTCAAATTATCGTCGCTGCTCTCATTGGCCGACACCAAAGCCAACAAGCCGGGGATGAACCTGCTGCACTTTGTCGCAATG GAGGCCCAGAAAAAAGACGAGGTGCTCTTAAAATTTCCGGAAAAACTGATCCACATCCAGAGTGCAGCAAG GATCTCCGTTGAGAACATGGAGCTGGAGTTCTCATCTTTGTACGTCCGCATCCGAACCCTCGACGAAAAGGTGCAGGGAGACCCTGAGTTACTGCAGCAGCTGGAGCCTTTCCTGCAG AGTTCCGGGAAGACGCTTGCAGATCTGAAGCGTCGTCGCCTGGAGCTTCGCCAAGAAGGCAACGCGCTGGTGGACTTCTTCTGTGAGGACAAGGACGCTTTCAAGCTGGATGAAGGATTCCGCATCTTCAATGACTTCTGCGTCAAGTTCAAGAAAGCTGTCAAG GACAACGCTGAGCGTGAGCTGAAGGAGGTGGCGAGGCAGCGTCGCCTGAGGGAGCTGGAAGAAAAACGATTGGCGTGGTCGGTCGAAGatggcggcggtggtggcgcGTTCGCTCGCAGCAGCAGCGAGAACGACGTGGAGACCCTTACCAATGAAAGCCTCCTGGACTTCTTTCAGGGGAGGTCCAAGAGCCCTCACAGCCCGTCAGGACGCTCAATCAGTGCCCGCCGCCACCGCTACACCCTGACATCCAGCGCAGACCGGGAACTCCGCAGCTACCTGGAGCTGTTCGGGGATAAGTTCAACAGCCTGCCACGGTCAGGCCGTGCCCTCCAGCGCAAAACCGCCCCTTGGATGGACAACCGAGACCTGACATCTCCTCACGCTGACACTGAGCCCATCAGCCCTCTTGCTCGGTTTTCCTCAGCTGGGCTGAAAGCCGATGAGGACcgatacaacaacaacagtagcTGCACAACTGCGCCTCAATCATTTGACGGCCATATGAATGTAAACGTAGAGAAACATACTTTGGTTCCTGGTCTTCAAGTGTTTCACCTCCAGAGTCCAAAATTTGTCAACCAGGGCGACGTCCAGGTGATGGATCTGGAACAAGACAGGCGACCCCCTTCCGGGACTTTGGATACGGTTCCAGGAGTAGCAATCAATTCTTTGATACAAGAGGACGAGACTAGTTCAATTTCCTCGACAACCTGTGACACCCCACTGCCCTCAGACACCCCGTTGTCCAATAGGAAGCCTGCATTTTACATACCAGACTCTACCGAAGCGGACTGCTCAGTCACCCTGGACATTTCCGAAGCAGACAGCTCATCCTTTTCGAAAGAGGGACCTCACACTGGAACGCTTGACAAGGACAGGGAGAGCCCTCTCCCGCCAGGAGAGTCGCCAGTACGCAGAATGATGGATGCCGCCTCTTCGACACCGCCAGAGTGGGGAACGGAAAGCTTCAGCACCGCCATAGTGAAAGAGAATTTGAGAAGCAGCAGGAAACCAGTACGCACCACAAGCAAGGCGGGATGCGAAACCGGCAGCGTGGACAGTGATGATCCCAACGGGGGCACCAACAGTGGCAGCGGTGAAGTCGCTCCCAGCGGCGGCATTGGTGAAGTGCGGAAACTAAACTCCAGGGAGAGCCAGAGCATGCGGAAAGTAGTACCTATTAGCCGGCTAAATAGGACAGATAACAAAAAGAAAGCTGGGACAATCCTAGATCGGCCCCTCCGCGAACAAAGCACCCCACCAAAAGGACAACGCGAGACAAACCCCAGACCTCAGCGACACTCCAGTCTACCTCCCGACGACTCCAAAGCCCAGAGAGGAGGCAGTGGCCCCCCAGCTAGCGCATCAAGATGCCCATTTGATTCCAGTAACGTGAAGAAGACTTCTTCTGTCAATAAACCAAGCGCCAAACCCTTGAGGAACCTCCCCAAACTGGCACCCGAGGAGAAAATGTGCCGCTCGACCATGAGGGCCCTGGCACAGACGCAAGTCTCGAGCAGCTCGCTGTCGGAAAGCGGCAGCTCGCAGGCGCCGGGCACCAAGAGCTCCCCCGATGTCCCGAGCTTCGCCCGGAACACGGTGGCGTCGTCTTCCCGGACCAAGAAGGAACCGCTTGCGCTGTCCGGCCTGTCCACGCTGTCTCACGTTCCCACCAGCCTCAGTCGACATGCGTCCGTCAAGCAGACTAGATTAGCGTCTTCGGTTCCTGGTGGAGAGGAGCGGATGACCGTGCGGCGGGTGCAGAGCGTCAAGGCGAGCAGTCGCAGCACCTACCGCAGCCGGACGCCGCCTGCCCAGCCTCGGGACGTGGGGACACCCAGCGCGAGTGGTAATCCCAGCTGGAAGTGA